Proteins from one Bacteroidales bacterium genomic window:
- a CDS encoding S41 family peptidase, which translates to MKKIHSGKLIIAVSLILITGLSTGFLISQETRDFRIAKNLDIFFTLFREINTFYVDEIDPDKTVKAGIDNMLKTLDPYTVYYPESDVDEFTFMTTGKYGGIGSLVRGGGDYVVISEIYKGFPADLAGIKAGDILKKVDGVSLKGFSTDRVSDKLKGNPGTPITLTIEREGKEFDYSLKREKIIIPPVPYFGMLDSKTGYIRFTNFTQDCIEDVKSAFNSLKTNNPQQIILDLRGNPGGLLTEAVEIVNLFVGPGNEVVSTKGKVKNFDEVFKTTKAALDEKIPLAVIINRSSASASEIVAGAIQDLDRGIIVGQRSYGKGLVQITRPLSYNTQLKVTTAKYYIPSGRCIQARDFSHPNEDGSVGIIPDSLISEFKTRNGRVVKDGGGISPDVEVLPEQLSQVSSELYMRNYIFDFATQYYWSHPEIKSPDQFSFSDKDYTDFKAMLQKRNFSYKTATEDSFNELVSTAKKEKYYDLHKDLFNELEKDLAHSIDEDLVTFRSEITDLIEDEIISRYFYEDGAIAWTIKKDEQVLKALDILNNKEKYTSILKGTSGSILITRKNEADMAKTNIQGTRKNQEPV; encoded by the coding sequence ATGAAAAAGATACATTCCGGCAAATTAATCATAGCTGTGTCGCTCATTCTTATCACCGGATTAAGCACCGGCTTTCTTATTAGTCAGGAGACAAGAGATTTTCGCATTGCGAAAAACCTTGATATTTTTTTCACTCTTTTCAGGGAAATAAATACTTTCTATGTTGATGAAATAGACCCTGACAAAACAGTCAAAGCAGGTATTGACAATATGCTTAAAACTCTTGATCCCTATACCGTTTATTACCCCGAATCTGATGTTGATGAGTTCACATTTATGACAACCGGAAAATACGGAGGAATTGGTTCGCTTGTAAGAGGGGGAGGCGACTATGTTGTAATAAGTGAAATCTATAAAGGTTTCCCGGCTGATCTGGCAGGGATTAAAGCAGGTGATATATTGAAAAAAGTAGATGGCGTTTCTCTGAAAGGATTTTCAACAGACAGGGTAAGCGATAAGCTTAAAGGAAATCCAGGTACTCCAATTACACTCACAATAGAAAGGGAAGGAAAGGAGTTTGATTATTCCCTGAAAAGAGAAAAAATCATTATTCCGCCTGTCCCCTATTTTGGAATGCTTGATTCAAAAACAGGGTATATCCGTTTTACAAACTTTACCCAGGACTGTATTGAAGATGTAAAATCTGCATTTAATTCCCTAAAAACCAACAATCCCCAGCAGATTATACTGGACCTCAGAGGAAATCCGGGAGGGCTGCTTACTGAAGCTGTCGAAATTGTTAACCTATTTGTCGGACCAGGAAATGAAGTTGTGTCAACAAAAGGGAAGGTCAAAAATTTTGATGAAGTATTCAAGACAACGAAAGCTGCCCTTGATGAAAAAATACCTCTTGCTGTAATCATAAACAGAAGTTCTGCTTCAGCATCAGAAATTGTTGCAGGTGCTATACAGGATCTTGACAGAGGAATCATTGTCGGACAAAGATCCTACGGAAAGGGCCTGGTACAGATTACCCGTCCGCTAAGCTATAACACCCAGCTTAAGGTAACCACTGCAAAATATTATATTCCGAGCGGCAGATGCATTCAGGCCCGTGACTTCTCTCATCCCAATGAAGACGGAAGTGTTGGAATAATACCTGATTCACTGATATCTGAGTTCAAAACAAGAAACGGAAGGGTAGTAAAAGACGGGGGAGGGATTTCTCCTGATGTAGAGGTTCTGCCGGAACAGCTAAGCCAGGTATCATCAGAGCTATACATGAGAAATTATATTTTTGATTTTGCAACTCAGTATTACTGGTCACATCCCGAAATAAAATCTCCGGATCAATTCTCTTTTTCAGATAAAGACTACACTGATTTTAAAGCAATGCTTCAAAAACGCAACTTCAGCTATAAAACAGCTACCGAGGATTCCTTTAATGAACTGGTTTCAACCGCAAAGAAAGAGAAGTACTATGATTTACACAAAGATCTGTTCAATGAACTTGAAAAGGATCTGGCCCATAGTATTGACGAGGATCTTGTTACCTTCAGAAGTGAGATAACTGATCTTATAGAAGATGAGATTATAAGCAGATATTTCTATGAGGACGGGGCTATTGCCTGGACAATTAAGAAAGATGAACAGGTATTAAAAGCACTTGACATACTGAACAATAAAGAGAAATATACTTCAATTCTTAAAGGCACATCAGGATCGATTCTTATTACCAGAAAGAATGAAGCGGATATGGCAAAAACTAATATTCAGGGAACAAGAAAAAATCAGGAACCTGTTTAA
- a CDS encoding molybdenum cofactor biosynthesis protein MoaE: protein MVKNYLVEGPVTIKEISVSLESIGNKQGAGGHSVFMGQVRADIIEGKSVKAIQYSAYDTMVKAEADKIVKEILSEFSDAQSVDIIHSTGTVNAGELSLFVLVSAGHRQQAIKACAKTVEMIKERLPVWKKEIFEDDSHIWRQNH from the coding sequence ATGGTTAAAAATTATCTTGTAGAGGGCCCGGTTACAATAAAAGAAATATCCGTTTCTCTTGAAAGCATTGGGAATAAACAAGGTGCCGGAGGGCATTCTGTTTTTATGGGTCAGGTCAGGGCAGACATCATTGAAGGCAAGTCAGTAAAGGCTATTCAGTACTCGGCGTATGATACTATGGTAAAAGCTGAGGCAGATAAGATTGTGAAAGAAATATTATCAGAGTTTTCAGATGCACAATCAGTTGATATTATCCATTCAACAGGAACTGTTAATGCCGGAGAACTGTCTTTGTTTGTTCTGGTATCTGCAGGCCACAGGCAACAGGCTATTAAAGCATGTGCAAAAACAGTGGAAATGATAAAAGAGAGACTCCCGGTCTGGAAAAAAGAAATCTTTGAAGATGATTCTCATATCTGGAGACAAAACCATTGA
- a CDS encoding MoaD/ThiS family protein: MVVKVLFFGVLAEVTGTNCRHYSEVKSLSDLRRLINDEFPEIVHYDFLISVNNELIDNEPALNDGDEVAFMPPFAGG; this comes from the coding sequence ATGGTAGTTAAAGTATTGTTTTTCGGTGTATTAGCAGAAGTCACAGGAACTAATTGCAGACACTATAGTGAGGTAAAGTCACTTTCTGATTTGAGGAGGCTGATTAATGACGAATTTCCTGAGATAGTTCATTATGATTTTCTTATTTCAGTTAACAATGAGCTGATTGATAACGAGCCGGCACTTAACGATGGTGATGAGGTGGCTTTTATGCCTCCGTTTGCAGGAGGATGA
- the polA gene encoding DNA polymerase I, producing the protein MTDNQSKKLFLLDAYALIFRAYYAFIKNPRVTSKGLNTSAIFGFLLTLEEVLQKQKPTHIAVVFDTPTPTFRHVMFKDYKAHRDETPEDIKKAVPYIKRLIEAYKIPVIDFPGYEADDVIGTLARLASDRGFTTFMMTPDKDYAQLVSGNVFMMKPSRSGNESILWGVDDIKREFCVERPEQVIDVLALMGDTADNIPGAPGVGPKTAMKLISEYGSVEELFKNTSKLKGKLKEIIENNIEQIEFSKKLVTIEQFVPVEFDEKALIKEVPDADKLKELFEELEFKTVATRILAEIDKSEKPRVTQTVSSSPKDSTQGSLFDEEPTSVAVAKTSIEDISHNYTVIANESELKNFVRQVSGLKEFCFDSETTSINALDAELVALSFSWEKSTGYLVHFPESQVETKTILEILRPVFENPDIRKIGQNMKFDIQVLANYGIEVTGPLFDTMIAHYLLEPDMRHNMNLLSETYLSYSPVHIESLIGDKGNNQKNMRSVPLDKLKEYAVEDADVTYQLKNVFEPRIIKEGLGDLSGNIEMPLIRVLATMERHGVRLDLEDLKSITVNLRDDIISLEKEIYSLAGTEFNISSPKQLGDILFVRLKLDDNAKVTKTRQFITNEEILQRLVHKHPIVDKVLEYRGLRKLLSTYVEALPLLVDKNTGRIHTSYNQAVASTGRLSSNNPNLQNIPVRDARGREIRKAFVPEPGHIFLSADYSQIELRLMAHLSKDEGMIADFLSGNDIHAATASKIFGVEIKDVTREMRSRAKTANFGIIYGISSYGLSERLTIGRKEAKDLIDGYFSSYPGVKLYMDESIKKARDLGYVTTMFGRKRYLPDIHSRNQVVRGNAERNAINAPIQGSAADIIKIAMVKIDERLKSEKFNSRMLLQVHDELIFEVEKEELDKLRDMVIFEMSNAASLDVPLKVDWGTGNNWFEAH; encoded by the coding sequence ATGACAGATAACCAATCAAAAAAGCTATTCCTTTTAGATGCATATGCATTGATTTTCAGAGCTTACTATGCGTTTATTAAAAACCCGAGAGTAACTTCAAAAGGACTCAATACTTCTGCAATTTTTGGATTCTTGCTAACTCTTGAGGAAGTTCTTCAAAAACAGAAGCCGACTCACATAGCTGTCGTTTTCGATACTCCGACGCCAACATTCAGACATGTAATGTTTAAGGATTATAAGGCACATCGCGATGAGACCCCGGAGGACATCAAGAAAGCTGTGCCGTATATAAAAAGACTTATTGAGGCTTATAAAATACCTGTAATTGACTTTCCGGGATATGAAGCCGACGATGTAATAGGAACTCTTGCCAGACTGGCTTCTGACAGAGGGTTTACAACATTTATGATGACCCCTGATAAGGATTATGCGCAGCTTGTTTCAGGGAATGTATTTATGATGAAACCCTCAAGAAGCGGGAATGAATCCATTCTCTGGGGGGTTGACGATATTAAGCGCGAATTCTGTGTAGAGCGTCCGGAACAGGTAATTGATGTCCTTGCTCTAATGGGTGATACTGCCGATAATATCCCCGGCGCTCCCGGAGTGGGACCCAAAACAGCAATGAAACTGATTTCAGAATATGGAAGCGTTGAAGAACTGTTTAAGAATACTTCTAAACTTAAAGGTAAACTAAAAGAGATAATTGAGAATAACATAGAACAGATAGAATTCTCAAAAAAACTTGTTACTATTGAACAGTTTGTCCCGGTTGAATTCGATGAAAAGGCACTTATTAAAGAGGTTCCCGATGCAGATAAACTGAAGGAGCTTTTTGAAGAGCTTGAATTCAAAACAGTTGCCACCAGAATTCTTGCAGAGATCGATAAATCCGAGAAACCGCGGGTTACTCAGACAGTCTCTTCTTCACCTAAAGATTCAACCCAGGGATCTCTTTTCGATGAAGAGCCAACTTCTGTCGCTGTGGCAAAAACATCCATTGAAGACATATCCCACAACTATACTGTTATCGCGAATGAATCTGAACTTAAGAATTTTGTCAGGCAGGTTTCAGGCCTGAAAGAGTTCTGCTTTGATTCTGAGACCACAAGCATAAATGCCCTTGATGCTGAATTGGTGGCACTTTCATTCTCATGGGAGAAAAGTACTGGTTATCTTGTTCATTTCCCTGAATCACAAGTGGAGACAAAAACAATTCTGGAAATACTCAGACCAGTTTTTGAAAATCCGGATATTCGAAAAATAGGGCAGAACATGAAATTTGATATTCAGGTTCTTGCTAACTATGGAATAGAGGTAACGGGTCCGCTTTTTGATACAATGATAGCCCATTACCTGCTTGAGCCCGACATGAGGCATAATATGAACCTGTTGTCTGAAACATATCTTTCGTACAGCCCGGTTCATATAGAGTCGCTTATCGGAGATAAAGGCAATAATCAGAAAAATATGCGGTCGGTACCACTCGATAAACTAAAGGAGTACGCCGTGGAAGATGCTGATGTTACCTATCAGCTAAAAAATGTCTTTGAACCTAGAATAATTAAAGAGGGACTGGGAGACCTTTCCGGCAATATTGAGATGCCTCTTATCAGGGTTCTGGCAACTATGGAAAGGCATGGAGTCAGGTTAGATCTTGAGGATCTTAAATCAATTACTGTTAACCTTCGTGATGATATTATTTCACTTGAAAAGGAGATCTATTCCCTTGCCGGGACAGAATTTAATATTTCTTCACCAAAGCAATTGGGCGATATACTTTTTGTAAGGCTTAAGCTCGATGATAATGCAAAGGTCACAAAGACAAGGCAGTTTATTACAAATGAAGAAATCCTGCAGCGACTTGTACACAAACATCCTATTGTTGATAAAGTACTGGAATACAGGGGGCTCAGGAAACTGTTGTCGACATATGTTGAGGCACTGCCTCTGCTTGTGGATAAAAATACAGGACGGATTCATACTTCATATAATCAAGCCGTTGCCTCAACAGGCAGGCTAAGTTCAAATAATCCGAACCTGCAGAATATCCCGGTAAGAGATGCAAGGGGCAGAGAGATAAGGAAAGCATTTGTTCCGGAGCCGGGACATATTTTTCTTTCAGCCGACTATTCTCAGATCGAACTGAGGTTAATGGCACATCTGAGCAAGGACGAAGGAATGATTGCTGATTTTCTGTCAGGAAATGATATACATGCAGCTACAGCATCAAAAATATTCGGAGTTGAAATCAAAGATGTAACAAGGGAGATGCGCAGCCGTGCGAAAACCGCAAACTTTGGCATAATTTACGGAATTTCCTCTTACGGTCTTTCCGAAAGACTTACGATAGGAAGGAAGGAAGCAAAAGACCTTATCGATGGATATTTCAGTTCTTATCCGGGAGTAAAATTATACATGGATGAGAGTATTAAGAAAGCGAGGGATCTGGGTTATGTTACAACAATGTTTGGAAGAAAGCGTTATTTGCCGGATATCCATTCGAGAAATCAGGTGGTGAGAGGAAATGCTGAACGAAATGCAATTAATGCACCTATCCAGGGTTCTGCAGCTGATATAATAAAAATTGCCATGGTGAAGATCGATGAACGGCTGAAATCGGAAAAATTCAATTCAAGAATGTTACTTCAGGTACATGATGAACTTATTTTTGAGGTAGAGAAAGAAGAACTTGATAAACTCAGGGATATGGTGATTTTTGAAATGTCTAATGCTGCTTCCCTTGATGTTCCGCTTAAAGTAGACTGGGGAACAGGGAATAACTGGTTTGAGGCACATTGA
- a CDS encoding 6-carboxytetrahydropterin synthase produces the protein MASIIRVTKEFPFEMAHVLWNYDGPCRNVHGHSYRLFVTIAGTPIDNPENPKNGMVMDFSDLKSIVKKEIVSVFDHAVVVSSRYEKEKRDMFTKLFGNTVLVDYQPTCENLVADFAEKISSHLPEGIALHSLKLYETATSFAEWFASDNERPPSPLKGG, from the coding sequence ATGGCTTCAATAATACGGGTAACCAAAGAGTTTCCATTTGAAATGGCTCATGTCCTCTGGAATTATGACGGGCCCTGCAGAAACGTTCATGGCCATTCATATCGACTTTTTGTGACAATCGCCGGGACTCCGATTGATAATCCTGAAAACCCGAAGAATGGGATGGTAATGGATTTTTCCGATCTCAAAAGTATAGTGAAAAAGGAGATTGTCAGTGTTTTCGATCACGCAGTGGTTGTTAGCAGCCGGTATGAAAAGGAGAAAAGAGACATGTTTACAAAATTATTCGGCAATACCGTTCTGGTCGATTATCAGCCTACCTGTGAAAACCTGGTTGCTGATTTTGCAGAAAAAATTTCCAGCCATTTACCGGAAGGGATTGCACTCCATAGTCTTAAACTTTATGAAACAGCCACTTCATTTGCTGAATGGTTTGCCAGTGATAATGAACGCCCCCCATCCCCCCTAAAGGGGGGCTAA
- a CDS encoding AMP-binding protein: MTFPAMFNETLRKFGKQNAYAFVGEEPKSYERVNTEVLALIAFLEKNGIRPGDKVALLSANMPNWAVAFFSVTFMGAVIVPILPDFSATEVGNVLEHSGAKAIFISTSLLTRIEGFKSDELRTGILVEDFSLLFSEKGSGVFDLAAVPTGKYDVKEEDLASIIYTSGTTGRSKGVMLTHKNITFNALKGKVIQPMDENDKFLSVLPLSHTYENTLGLILPMLCGCCVYYLRKPPTPAVLIPAMEEVKPTVMLTVPLIMEKIYFNKIMPTFRDKLILRLLYKVPLFRKKLNEAAGKKLYKTFGGHLKFYGIGGAKLNRAVEKFLIEAKFPYAIGYGLTETAPLLAGANPSKSVFESTGPKIEGIDLIINNPDKKTGEGEIWVKGPNVMKGYYKEPEMTREVLTPDGWFKTGDLGTLDKNENLYIKGRLKNMILSSSGENIYPEEIESIINNFKFVVESLVVQQKGKLVAMVHINMEELEKKYQHMKDDMTEKFEEKKEELLAELKEYVNSQVNKFSQIQKIILQPMPFQKTATLKIKRFLYT; the protein is encoded by the coding sequence ATGACTTTTCCTGCAATGTTCAATGAAACATTGAGAAAGTTCGGGAAGCAGAATGCCTATGCATTTGTTGGAGAAGAGCCCAAAAGCTACGAAAGAGTTAATACAGAAGTTCTGGCTTTAATTGCATTTCTTGAGAAGAATGGGATTCGTCCGGGGGATAAGGTGGCGCTACTTAGCGCCAATATGCCAAACTGGGCCGTTGCATTTTTTTCTGTTACTTTCATGGGAGCAGTAATCGTTCCTATTCTGCCCGATTTTTCAGCAACCGAGGTGGGAAATGTTCTGGAACACTCGGGAGCAAAAGCTATTTTCATTTCAACTTCTCTTCTGACCAGAATTGAAGGATTTAAGTCGGATGAACTTAGAACAGGTATACTTGTTGAGGATTTTTCGCTTCTCTTCTCTGAAAAGGGATCCGGTGTTTTTGATCTTGCTGCTGTTCCAACAGGAAAATATGATGTTAAAGAAGAAGATCTTGCGTCAATTATCTACACATCAGGTACAACGGGCCGTTCAAAGGGTGTGATGCTTACACACAAGAACATTACATTCAATGCCCTTAAAGGCAAAGTTATACAGCCAATGGATGAAAATGACAAGTTTTTATCTGTTCTCCCGTTATCGCATACGTATGAGAATACTCTTGGCTTAATACTGCCAATGCTGTGTGGCTGCTGTGTTTATTATCTCAGAAAACCTCCGACACCTGCTGTTCTTATACCTGCTATGGAAGAAGTTAAACCTACCGTTATGCTTACTGTCCCGCTTATAATGGAAAAGATTTACTTCAATAAGATAATGCCAACTTTCAGGGACAAGCTTATTCTCCGACTACTCTATAAAGTTCCCCTTTTCAGGAAGAAACTGAATGAAGCTGCCGGTAAAAAACTTTATAAAACGTTTGGCGGACATTTGAAGTTTTACGGAATAGGAGGCGCTAAGCTTAACAGGGCTGTAGAAAAGTTTCTTATCGAAGCAAAATTCCCTTATGCTATTGGTTATGGACTTACTGAAACCGCTCCTTTGCTCGCAGGCGCGAATCCGAGTAAATCAGTTTTTGAGTCAACAGGACCGAAAATAGAAGGAATTGACCTGATAATAAATAATCCTGACAAAAAAACCGGGGAAGGTGAGATCTGGGTAAAAGGTCCGAACGTAATGAAGGGCTATTATAAGGAGCCGGAAATGACAAGAGAGGTTCTCACCCCTGATGGCTGGTTTAAAACAGGCGACCTTGGAACGCTTGACAAAAACGAGAACCTTTACATCAAAGGCAGACTTAAGAATATGATATTAAGCTCAAGCGGAGAGAATATATATCCTGAAGAAATAGAGTCAATTATAAACAATTTCAAGTTTGTTGTTGAGTCTCTGGTTGTCCAGCAAAAAGGAAAGCTGGTGGCAATGGTTCATATAAACATGGAGGAGTTAGAGAAAAAGTACCAGCACATGAAAGATGACATGACTGAAAAGTTTGAGGAAAAGAAAGAGGAATTACTTGCAGAACTTAAAGAATACGTCAATTCGCAGGTAAATAAATTCAGCCAGATCCAGAAAATAATTCTCCAGCCTATGCCATTTCAGAAAACGGCTACATTGAAGATTAAGAGGTTTTTATATACTTAA